The Gloeomargarita lithophora Alchichica-D10 genomic sequence GCAGTGGTGTTTATGAGTGCCACGGTGGTACTGTCCGCAGGCTGGCTCCCTGGCAGTACAATCAATACTCCGGCTCCCGCCCCGGTTACGTCACCCCAGGCGGCTCCCATCCCCTCAGAGTTACCGCTTGTCCCGACTGAGCCGACACCTGCAACGCCGTAGCTACCCGCAGGGCTTCTAGGCTTTGTTCAACCGGGAGATAAAGGGGTTGTCCCTGGAGGAGATGATTCAGCACATTGTCCATATCTTGATGGAACAATCCCCGGCGACTGGCTAAGGTTAAGGGTTGCTGTTGGTGGGGGGTGATCCATGCGCCCTGATCGCCATTGAAAATTACGCCGCCTTGGGTGCCATACAAACTAAAATGCCGTTGATTTTCCCAAATATGTTCCCCTTTACCATAGGTGAGTTCGACCAACGTTCCTTGGGTGAAATGCAACTGGGCACTCGCGTAACAACTGCGGTAATAGCCTTTGTTTATTCCATCCATTAACCCATCCATTTGAAAGATGCAAAAGACCCGCTCTACTGCGCCGAGCAAATCCAGCAAACGGCTCACCCGAGCCAATCCGGCGATAAAGGGAAAACCAAATAAATCCCGATGATAAGTCCATTTTTGGGGGGCGGGATGCTGGGCAACTAAATTCACCGAACGCCCGGATTGAATTTTACCCAATTTTGGTAAAACTTCCCGTAGTACCTGATGAATGGGACTCAGCAATTCGATATGTTCCACGTGGAGAAATAACCCCTTTTGGCGGGCAAAATTTACCAAATCCTTAGCCTCGGCATAATCTAACGATAGGGGATATTCCACCACCACCCCTTTGCCCTGCGCTAAAGCCTGGGTTGCCACCTCCCCATGCCAAGTATTAACCCCAGCAATGATCACCACCTCGACATCGGGATGGGCAATCACTTCCCGCCAATCCCCACAGGCCACCGCTGGATAAGTGCTGGTCAATTGCTGTACCTTTGCCCAGGTGTGTCCCGCCACCGCCACCAACCGCCCCCGCTGATCCTGCGCCAGAAATTCCGCCCTGCGGGTGGCCGCAAAACCGGTGCCAATGAGGCCAAATCCCACCATGGTCAAGAACCCCGCCGGGACATCCGTTGCCACACCCCCCAGCCCACCCCCCCCAGCAGGAGCGTCGCAATGGCCGCATACACCGGTGCCCCCGGAAACCGCGCCAGTACCAGAGCCACACTCCCCGCCCACAGGGTCAGGGTATAAATTACCGCCACCGTCCCCCGCTGGGAAAGCCCGGCTTGCAATAACCGATGGTGCAAATGGCGTTTATCCGGGAAAAAAGGGGACTTACCCCGGCGCAGGCGGTCAATCACCACCAAAGTCATGTCCAGCAAAGGTACAGCCAAAATAATGTAGGGCAAAATCACCGCCACCGTCGTCACCCGCTTCACCATGCCAATTGTGCCAATGGCCGCCAGGGTAAACCCCATGAAATAAGCACCCCCATCCCCCATAAAAATCTGCGCCGGGTTGAAGTTGTAGCGCAAAAAACCCAAACACGCCCCCGCCAAGGCCGCCGCCACCAACGCCGCAGCCGGTTGCCCCATAAACTGACTGACAATCAGCAGCACCACCGCAGCAATTCCCGACACCCCGGCGGCCAGACCATCCACCCCATCCACCATATTGATGGCATTGGTCATCCCCACCAGCCAAATTAAGGTTAACGGCAAGCTCAACACCCCCAAGGGCACCAACCCCACCCCCGGTATGGTGACAAAATCAATGCTCACCCCGGCGGCCCACACCGCCCCCGCCACCGCCATCTGCATCGCCAAACGCGACCAGGGGGATAGGGAAAAAAAATCATCCGCCAGCCCAATCAAGAAAAAGCACATTCCCCCCAGGGTTGTCGCCCAAATCTGGGCATCCGCCGCCGCTTTTAAGGGGTTACCCGCCGCATCCACAAAACCCCCCGCCCACCAGACCACCAACAGCGCCACCAAATAGCCCGCAAAGATAGACACGCCGCCAATGCGGACAATCGGTTGCCGGTGAATTTTCCGCTCATCGGGCACATCCACCTGCCCCCCCTGCAAACCCCAAGACCTGACGATGGGGGTCGTCCACAGCACCACCCCGGTGGCAAGTAAAAAGGCCAGCAGGTGAAAGGGCATCCGTCTAAACCGGCAGGGGCTCCCGTTGTGGCAAATGGCGATACAGGGGGAATGCCCCACACAACTGGGCTACCCGTTGCCGCCCCGAATTATCCTGCGGGTGGTAGAGCCGGTCAGCAATAATCTGCGCCACCTGGGTAAACTCCGCCTCCCGAAAACCCCGGGTGGTCATGGCGGGTGTGCCCAAACGGATGCCACTGGTGACAAAGGGGGATTGGGGGTCAAAGGGAATCGTATTTTTATTCACCGTGACGTTGATCTCCCCCAGCAGGGCATCGGCGGCTTTCCCCGTCAAACCCGCTGGCCGCACATCCACCAACACCAGATGATTTTCCGTCCCGCCGCTGATGATGGCAAAACCCCGCTCCTGCAATGCCTCGGCTAACACCTGGGCATTACCCACCACCTGCTGAATGTAGGTGCCAAAATCCGGGCGCAGGGCTTCCCCAAAGGCCACCGCCTTGGCGGCAATCACGTGCTCCAACGGCCCCCCCTGCAAACCGGGAAACACCGCCTTATCCAGTTTTTTCCCCAACTCCGGGTCATTGCTCAAAATCAATCCCCCCCTGGGTCCCCGCAGGGTTTTGTGGGTCGTGGTCGTCACCACATGGCAATGGGGAATCGGGCTGGGATGGGCACCCGCAGCCACCAATCCGGCAATATGCGCCATATCCGCCAGCACATAGGCTCCCACCTCATCGGCAATTTCTCGGAAGCGGGCAAAATCAATCGGGCGAGGATAAGCCGAATAACCGCAGATAATGAGCTTAGGCCGGTGTTGCCGTGCCAAATCCCGAATCTGGTCGTAGTCCAACCGGTGGGTTTCCGGGTGTACCCCGTAATGCACCGCCCGGAACCACAGCCCCGACAGATTCACCGGCGACCCGTGGGTAAGATGCCCCCCGTGGCTCAAATCCATGCTGAGAATCGTATCCCCCGGCGACAGCAGCGCCAAAAACACCGCCTGATTCGCCTGCGCCCCGGAGTGGGGTTGCACGTTGGCGTGTTGGGCTTGAAATAATTCCTTCGCCCGGTCAATCGCCAACTGCTCAATGGCATCAATCACCCCACAGCCACCGTAGTAGCGTTTCCCCGGCAGACCCTCGGCGTATTTATTCGTCAATACCGAACCCTGGGCCGCCATCACCGCCGGGGAAGCAAAATTCTCACTGGCAATCAGTTCCAAATGTTGCCGCTGCCGTTGCAATTCCTGGGCAAGCAAGTCCGCAATCATGCCATCGGTTGCCGCCAACTGAGCCATCGTCATATCCGTCACCTTTTCCCCCAACCGCAGGTTTCACGTTACACTGGAAGATGGGCAAATTAACCCACGCCCCTGTCTATCATAGCCTGATTCCCTAGTCGGTTTGCGGAGAACATCAATGGTAGAAACCCTGGCCTTAACGACTGACAATGTAGAGCAAGTCCTGGACGAAATGCGCCCCTACCTGATCGCCGACGGGGGCAACGTGGAACTGGTGGAAATTGACGGCCCAGTGGTGCGCCTGCGGTTGCAGGGAGCCTGTGGTTCCTGCCCCAGTTCGACCATGACCCTGCGGATGGGGATCGAGCGCCGTCTGCGGGAATTTATCCCGGAAATTGCCGAGGTAGAACAGGTTTTTTAAGCTTTTTTGATCCCCATGAGGGTCAATCTCGCAAAAAATTAACCCCAGTGCCCATGATTGGGGTACCTTGGAATGATTTGGGAATTGCCATCGTAATCCCAACCTAGCTGTGCATAGGAATTGGCGAGGTGCTACATCCTTCATTTTCTAAAATATCTTTTACTAAATGCTTACGCCATGCAAACTATCTGCTACTCTTTCCATAGCTTTTGGAACCTTAGTAATTCCATCACATTAAAACTAACTTAGTTACTTAATATGGCACAGCCCAGACCCAAACTTACTGCTTTGAAGCAATACTTAAACCAACTTTCTAAAGAAGAACTGATTAGTGACATATCAGAATTTTTTCAAAAATTTGATATGGTTAAAGACTACTACCAAATCAAACTTTATTCTGAAGAGATTGACCAAGTGAGGGAGAAATATAAAAAGATTATTGAAAATGAATTTTTCCCAGGCCGAGGTTTTGGGAAAGCACGAATTTCAGTTGCCAAAAAAGCAGTCAATGACTATCAAAAAATCGCTGAAGCTCCCATTGGCGTAGCAGATATTATGCTTTTTTATGTAGAGCAAGGTGTAAAATTTACTGATATAGCTAAGTAGGGTAAGGTTGTCGCCTCAAGATACTGGGGAACCAATGCGGGGCTGCGCCCTGCGACCCATATTATGTCAACCTTTGCGTGTTTAGCTATACCTATGGTGATATTAATGAGGCTTTTTACTCCAGTATGGAGGGTATGTATGGAAAAGCAGTGGCATGGATTGTTAAATATGGAATACAAGAAATTTTTAAGGCACGTTGTGAGAAAATTGTGAGCGATACAGCGGACATGGGTTGGGGCTTTCATGATGTCCTTGCTGATATATTTAGTTCTGCATTCGCTCATCGGTAACGCTACGACCAACCAAACCCTTTGAGGGCAATATACCTGTGCGAATTGTATTCAGTTAGCTATGGAGTTAGGGAAATATCTTTCCTTTAAGACTCCACTTCTACCGGCTCAAAATGTAACCCCGGTGCCAATTCCCCCAGCACCACCGCATCGGGCACCACCGCAGGCGGTAAATGAACTCCGGGGGTACTACTGGCCGTGTGTTCCGGGAGCCAATTTAACAAGGGAAGCGGCAGGAGCGTACTCAGGTTGGTAATCGTCACCAACAACCAGAGCCGGTCGAAGTGGGTTTCCGTAATGCCTAGAACATGGGTCAGCAACGCCCCCAACTCATGCGCCACCCCCCCGGCCAGATTCAGCACCGACATTAACAAGGCAAACAAAGTCGCTTCAATCCCCGCTGGGCAGAGGCGGGCGGCCAACACCAGCACCGGCATAAAGGCCAATTCCCCCATCACCGTCAAAATCGCACTATCCCCCAAGCTAAACCAACGGTCGGGAATCCCCAACAGGCGATTGGTGTGGGTGACCAACAGCAAACTGGTTAAACCCAAGCCACTCGACAGCAGGGTTGTCCAGAGCAACATCCGGCGGATCGGCACCTCCCGCAGATAGCGCTGAAACACCCACACCCCCACCAAAGCGGCCACACTGGTCACCAGGCGCACCCGCCCCAAAAATTCCGGGGGAAATTGCAACTCATTGGTGACAAAAAAGAAAAAAGCCGTATCCGAGTTGGGGGTCGCCTGCCAAAGGAATAAAAACAGCGTTGGCAATAAAATCGCCCGTTGCTTCATGGCCTGCCACACCTGTTGCACCTGGGTCACCACCCCCGCCGCCGTGATTTGGGTTTCCTGCACCCAAAATGCCCCCAAACTCACCAGCATCGGGAACAACGCCGTAATCCCAAACACCGCCCGGGTGCCCAAATGTTGTAGCAATGCCCCGCTAAAATAGGCCGTCACCAAGCCCCCCACCGCACTCGTCCCCCAGCAAAGCGATTGCAAAGAACCCGTCTGGCTCTGGGTTGCTCCCCGCACCCGCTCCACCACCAGGGAATCCGCAATCACATCCCCCATCGCCGTCGCCAAAGAAGCTAAAGTAATCGCCGTCACCGCCTGCCAGGGCTTCTGCACCCAAACCGCTAACAACCCCCAGGCCACCGCCCCCAGGATGCCCGAAAGGATTAGATAAGAACGCCGCCGGTAACCCCACAGGGGCAGGCCATCGGCAATCAAGCCAAACAGGGGTTTGACCATCCAGGGTAGGGCAGCAATCCCGGTCAAAGCCGCCACCGTCGCCGGGGATAAGCCCAATTCATCCTTGAGGAAAAAACTCACCGCCAAGCGGGCAAGACCAATCACCCCCTGGACAAAATACACCAACAAAATACCCAGCAGTTCCGGGGTCGGCTCCCAACCCAGAAACAATCTGCGCTGTACCCAAGCCCGCCACGGGGGAGAAATCATTACCTGCATAGCACCTCCTCAGGGGCAGACCGGAAACACACCGATATTACAAATTTTTTCAATTCTAGGCGTTTTGACGAATTTTGCCGGGTGCGGATACCCACCTCCATGTCTCAAAAAAAGAAAAAAACCGGCCACAGGACAACCCATGACCGCACTTCACCTCACATCTTTTCAGGGAGTGATACTAACGTTGTCCTGACAGCAACGCCATCGGATTCACCGGCCCTCGATCCCGTTTGCGGATTTCAAAATGGACGTGCGGTCCGGTACTAAAGCCGGTACTGCCCATTTCCGCAATCAACTGTCCCTGCTCCACCTGTTGGTTTTCCCGCACCAGCAGCCGATTGTTGTGGGCGTAAAAGGTCACACTGCCGTTGTCGTGCCAGATTTTTACCAGGTTGCCGTAGCCACCGGAGTTCCAGCCCGCAAAAATCACTGTCCCCCCCGCCGAAGCTACCACCGGTGTGCCCACGGGAGCGGCAATGTCAATCCCCTGGTGCATCCGTCCCCACCGACGGCCAAACCCAGAGGTCATCACCCCCCGCGCCGGCCACACATACCCCTTGAAAAAAGTGGGGTCTTTGGGTAGAAATGTCTCCGCTTCGCCCATCGGCGGCAGGCTCAGGGCTTGGATGCTGTCATTGCTGGGATTTCCCTCACTCAAGGCCGGGGGAAACACCCTGGGCAGAATGGCGGCCAAATTTTGCACCCCTGGCTGGCGGCGCAGTTGATCCGTATTTACCAGCGGAGCCGTGCCCAATTCACCCAGGGCATCTGTCCCCAGCAAAGGATTCACCGGCAATCGAGGCAAATCAATCCCCGGCGCTCGCAGGGTTTGGGGCTGGGGAGTGGGAGGCTTCAGCGCAGACAAACGGGGGGCGGTTAAACGCGCCAAAACCTGGGGTACTGGGCGTTGGGCGGTGGCACTGGCGGGATTGCTATTACTCATCCCCGGCACCCGCAGGGTTTGCCCCACCTGCAACAGATTGGGGTTCGCCAAACGATTCACCTTCGCCAACTGAGACAGCGACACCCGGAACCGGCGGGCAATAGCGGTCAAGGTATCCCCAGGCTGTACCTGGTACTGTCCCGCTTTTTTGGGGGAAACTTCCTGCGCTCCGTGATCCACCAAGCTCGGACTGTTCATCATCGCCGCCGCATCCGCAGGTAAACGGCCTTCCCGCACTAAAGCCTGTTGCCGCACCCGTGCCAATAAATTTTCCACCCGATTGGGAACCGCTTCGGGGGAACGGGGAGGAATTTTCAAGACCTGCCCCACCACCAAAACCTGCTCCGGGCGCAGGCCATTCTGCTGGGCAATTTCTTCGATGGTGACTTGATACAAATGGGATAACTGCCACAGGGTTTCCCCCGCCCGTACCCGGTGTTCCACCACCAGCGCATCGGGAACCGCCGCCACCACCCCTTCCTGGCGGGAAGCGGGCAGTTCGGGAGCCAGTGCTGGGTTTGCTACGGCCACCCCCTGACCAACACTGGCGAGGGCACCCACAGCGGCCAATCCGGTCATCAGCGGATGGATAGCGTTAGGACTAGAAGCATTACCAGCGGCCAAATTGGATAACTGCTGGGACACTTGTACGGGCTGCCAATCAAAACTGGCAAAATCATGCTGTTGCAAGGGTCACCTCCTAAAACGGGTGTGAGGGAAAGACAAGACACTGAAGGAGCGAATTTACT encodes the following:
- a CDS encoding Gfo/Idh/MocA family protein, with the protein product MATDVPAGFLTMVGFGLIGTGFAATRRAEFLAQDQRGRLVAVAGHTWAKVQQLTSTYPAVACGDWREVIAHPDVEVVIIAGVNTWHGEVATQALAQGKGVVVEYPLSLDYAEAKDLVNFARQKGLFLHVEHIELLSPIHQVLREVLPKLGKIQSGRSVNLVAQHPAPQKWTYHRDLFGFPFIAGLARVSRLLDLLGAVERVFCIFQMDGLMDGINKGYYRSCYASAQLHFTQGTLVELTYGKGEHIWENQRHFSLYGTQGGVIFNGDQGAWITPHQQQPLTLASRRGLFHQDMDNVLNHLLQGQPLYLPVEQSLEALRVATALQVSAQSGQAVTLRGWEPPGVT
- a CDS encoding glycosyltransferase family 4 protein; the protein is MPFHLLAFLLATGVVLWTTPIVRSWGLQGGQVDVPDERKIHRQPIVRIGGVSIFAGYLVALLVVWWAGGFVDAAGNPLKAAADAQIWATTLGGMCFFLIGLADDFFSLSPWSRLAMQMAVAGAVWAAGVSIDFVTIPGVGLVPLGVLSLPLTLIWLVGMTNAINMVDGVDGLAAGVSGIAAVVLLIVSQFMGQPAAALVAAALAGACLGFLRYNFNPAQIFMGDGGAYFMGFTLAAIGTIGMVKRVTTVAVILPYIILAVPLLDMTLVVIDRLRRGKSPFFPDKRHLHHRLLQAGLSQRGTVAVIYTLTLWAGSVALVLARFPGAPVYAAIATLLLGGVGWGVWQRMSRRGS
- the glyA gene encoding serine hydroxymethyltransferase — encoded protein: MTMAQLAATDGMIADLLAQELQRQRQHLELIASENFASPAVMAAQGSVLTNKYAEGLPGKRYYGGCGVIDAIEQLAIDRAKELFQAQHANVQPHSGAQANQAVFLALLSPGDTILSMDLSHGGHLTHGSPVNLSGLWFRAVHYGVHPETHRLDYDQIRDLARQHRPKLIICGYSAYPRPIDFARFREIADEVGAYVLADMAHIAGLVAAGAHPSPIPHCHVVTTTTHKTLRGPRGGLILSNDPELGKKLDKAVFPGLQGGPLEHVIAAKAVAFGEALRPDFGTYIQQVVGNAQVLAEALQERGFAIISGGTENHLVLVDVRPAGLTGKAADALLGEINVTVNKNTIPFDPQSPFVTSGIRLGTPAMTTRGFREAEFTQVAQIIADRLYHPQDNSGRQRVAQLCGAFPLYRHLPQREPLPV
- a CDS encoding NifU family protein; translation: MVETLALTTDNVEQVLDEMRPYLIADGGNVELVEIDGPVVRLRLQGACGSCPSSTMTLRMGIERRLREFIPEIAEVEQVF
- a CDS encoding DUF6155 family protein, producing MAQPRPKLTALKQYLNQLSKEELISDISEFFQKFDMVKDYYQIKLYSEEIDQVREKYKKIIENEFFPGRGFGKARISVAKKAVNDYQKIAEAPIGVADIMLFYVEQGVKFTDIAK
- a CDS encoding folate/biopterin family MFS transporter, which translates into the protein MQVMISPPWRAWVQRRLFLGWEPTPELLGILLVYFVQGVIGLARLAVSFFLKDELGLSPATVAALTGIAALPWMVKPLFGLIADGLPLWGYRRRSYLILSGILGAVAWGLLAVWVQKPWQAVTAITLASLATAMGDVIADSLVVERVRGATQSQTGSLQSLCWGTSAVGGLVTAYFSGALLQHLGTRAVFGITALFPMLVSLGAFWVQETQITAAGVVTQVQQVWQAMKQRAILLPTLFLFLWQATPNSDTAFFFFVTNELQFPPEFLGRVRLVTSVAALVGVWVFQRYLREVPIRRMLLWTTLLSSGLGLTSLLLVTHTNRLLGIPDRWFSLGDSAILTVMGELAFMPVLVLAARLCPAGIEATLFALLMSVLNLAGGVAHELGALLTHVLGITETHFDRLWLLVTITNLSTLLPLPLLNWLPEHTASSTPGVHLPPAVVPDAVVLGELAPGLHFEPVEVES